The Bacillus sp. BGMRC 2118 DNA segment AATTAGAAAACAAGAAGAAGCCACTGAAAAATTAGAGCGCATAAGTCATACAATCAATCAGTATGAACAACAACTCCTGCCTCAAGATGAAAGAGACAAGTTAGAAGCGGTTTGTGAGCATACGAAGAATCCTGTTTTAGATAAAGTTACAGTTCAAACAAAACTGAGTAATATAACGAATCAACTTATGAATTACAAGAGAAGAGCTGAATTGGGGAAAAAAGTAAGCTTTTTTCTACTGATTCCTCTTTTTCTCCTCACATTACTAATTGGGATTTTAAACGTCAGTGGAGAACTATTTATTGGGATAACATTCATTGTCATATCTGGAATTTTAGCTTTAATGACAATCTTTACTCCGAGAATTCTTCGTGAACCTGCACTACTGAAGATGTTACAGCATGATAAAGTAGAACTCGAAAAACAACTAATGGATATTGAGGAGTATGAGAAAGTAGTAGTAAGCAATCAAGGAGTTATGCATTCACAGCAGCTACTAGATAGAGATCATCAGCTAAAGCAGCTTCTTCAGCAAGATAAACTGATTCAAGCTCAACTTGAAAAGGAAGTAGATGGGTATATTGATCAATTAGAAGCTATGGAACAAGAGTATCATGAGATTTCCTTTCAACTTGAAAAGAGTAAAGAAAGACTGTTCATTCCGAAAGAATATAGTCACGGCACAACATTAACCGTTTATGAACATCTTGAACAACTTGCTTCTAAAATAAAGGAACTACAGCAACAAGTTATCGAGATGGAGAACCTTAAAGAACGAATTGCAGCATTTGAGAAGCAGTATAAATTCGTACAAGACAAGGCTGGTCTTTTCCTTCCACCACTTCTCTTACTAGATACAGTAGAAAAGGAAAAAGAAAAGGAAAGACAGCTAGAAGCTCTAAAGGAAAAAGAAGCAGATATACAACATAATCTAGCTTTAATTAGGCAAGAAGTTACTTATTATCATACTGAGCTCAAAAAGCTGTTTGACGCTGCGAATACTGATGGAGAAGAAGCGTACAGAAGGAAGGCGAATCTCCATTCAGAATGGGTTAATTTCCAAACAAGAAAAGAAGCAATAATGGATAAGATTAAGTTAATTTTAAATAATGATGAACAGTTAGAGAACGAACTAGAACTTCAGCAGGACCTGTTTCGTAAACAATTAGAAGAAAGAGAATCTCTCGCAAAGCAATATAAAGAATACGAGGATAAAGAAGAGGAATTGCGAAAATTATTAGCAGAAGTTGTTGTACAAAAAACTCAATTAGAGCAAAGTGGAACATACTCACAATTAGTTCATCAATTTGAAGTCATGAAAACAGAATTTACAAATTTAGCTAGGAAATGGGCGAAACTCTCAATCGCAAAAGATTTAATTACCAAGACGAAACATTACTATCAGCATGTAAGATTACCCTCTGTTATGAAGAAGGCTGAAGAATATTTTCGTTTACTAACTGCCAATGAATATCATAAGCTATTTGCTCCACAAGATCAGGGAAGCTTTATTGTGGAACGGAACGATGGGACGAGATTTTCACCACAAGAACTGAGCCAAGGCACAACGGAACAACTTTTTTTATCGTTACGTCTTGCCCTGGCAGAAAGCTACCAAACACCGATCACGTTCCCAATCTTCATTGATGATAGCTTTGTAAATTTTGATGAAGCGAGAAGATATATTACCTTAAAGCTACTAAAGAAACTGTCAAGTAACCGGCAAATCGTGTTTTTTACTTGTCATAAAGAGATGGTCGATCAGTTGAATGCTGTGACATTTACAAACTTATCCTCTATGAAAGTTCCGTTAAGTTAATTGGGTAGTGTAAGTGAAAATTAATCGTACTGATTGGCAAAAAGCAAAGATCCATAATCTCTCAAAGAATAAGAAAAATGAG contains these protein-coding regions:
- a CDS encoding AAA family ATPase; this translates as MGGRTLYIQSLHIYGYGKIIDQQFHVNNGLHVFYGENEAGKSTILSFIHSILFGFPTKVQAENRYEPKTGVKYGGKITIHTDRHRTVTIERIAGKSTGDVTVYFEDGQVGKDTELNELLHGMDKQIFTSIYSFGMKGLQDIHSLKEDDLNNFLFSSSVLGNEQVAELEKRIIKEMDQLFKPSGKKPEINQEIEKLTAFSNRVSEAKQQIETYQYLNEEEQKLEEKLTSVKKQLVVFREITRKLQLFEQYDPYRVEYTMIEGQQEKLQGYSSFPPEGIKRLELILGNLLPLQAREEVVETELAEIHSKISMLTINEQLLQLEGEIKEIALKLHLHEEDKSSLERIQAKINFLHDDILSVKASLGINSSNEQLVELDFTLSRKEKLRREIKQYEDALYNKEVLIRKQEEATEKLERISHTINQYEQQLLPQDERDKLEAVCEHTKNPVLDKVTVQTKLSNITNQLMNYKRRAELGKKVSFFLLIPLFLLTLLIGILNVSGELFIGITFIVISGILALMTIFTPRILREPALLKMLQHDKVELEKQLMDIEEYEKVVVSNQGVMHSQQLLDRDHQLKQLLQQDKLIQAQLEKEVDGYIDQLEAMEQEYHEISFQLEKSKERLFIPKEYSHGTTLTVYEHLEQLASKIKELQQQVIEMENLKERIAAFEKQYKFVQDKAGLFLPPLLLLDTVEKEKEKERQLEALKEKEADIQHNLALIRQEVTYYHTELKKLFDAANTDGEEAYRRKANLHSEWVNFQTRKEAIMDKIKLILNNDEQLENELELQQDLFRKQLEERESLAKQYKEYEDKEEELRKLLAEVVVQKTQLEQSGTYSQLVHQFEVMKTEFTNLARKWAKLSIAKDLITKTKHYYQHVRLPSVMKKAEEYFRLLTANEYHKLFAPQDQGSFIVERNDGTRFSPQELSQGTTEQLFLSLRLALAESYQTPITFPIFIDDSFVNFDEARRYITLKLLKKLSSNRQIVFFTCHKEMVDQLNAVTFTNLSSMKVPLS